The following is a genomic window from Amaranthus tricolor cultivar Red isolate AtriRed21 chromosome 10, ASM2621246v1, whole genome shotgun sequence.
CCAACAGTAATCAACTTGGGGATTAAGAGGATTGGAAGAGAACCAAGTAACAAGATTCAATTCAATGATGACAAATTCAAAGCAATCAAATGTGAACTCAAGACAACGCAACATTCAGTGGCAAAACAAATGGGGTCTCACAATCAACTGTATTTagatggaagaagaagaaaatcatAAGGAAGCACACAAATCCTCTAAAACCTGCCCTTACTGAAAAAAATAAGTTGCACAGGTTATTTTTTGCGATTTCTAAATGTTATTATGATGAACAAATTGATGCATATAAGTTCAAATCACAAGATAACATTATTTACATAGATGAAAAATATTTCTATCTAACCCGTGAAACATAGACTTACTATCTTGCTCCGGGTGAAGTAAAGCCATATAGGGAAATTCAATCAAAAAGGTTTACTCCTaagatcatgtttatgtgtgctgTAGCAAAACCAATATATTCATCTAATGGTGATGtgatttttgatggaaagataggtATGCGGCCTTTTATAAGTCAGGAGCCTGCAAAGAGGAGCTCAAAGAACAGGAGgaggggagaattagaaagtAAGCCAATTCAATCAATCACTAAAGAGCATATGAGGGCAATGCTCATAACCAATGTCATACCGACAATTAGAGCTAAATGGCCTAGTATGCTTTCAAAAGACATTAtcattcaacaagataatgcaaaACCTCACATAGCACCTTATGATAAGGAATTTGTTGATGAAGCAACAAAAGATGGATTCAATATCCAACTTGTGCAACAACCACCAAATTCACCTGACATGAATGTGTTAAATCTTGGTTTCTTTAGATCTATTCAAGCATTACAATTTCAAAAGGCAGCATACAATGTAAGACAATTATTAAGAGCTGTGAATTTGGCATTTGAGAATTTAAATCCTCAGTCTTTGAGATTTGTGTTCATAACCTTACAAGCTTGCATGATTGAAGTCATGAAAAGAAAAGGTGGTTTTGACTACCACATACCACACatgaacaaaaccaaacaagCAAGAGATCGAACATTGCCAGATTATTTGTCAGTTGACAAAGTCTTGGTTGTTGATTCACTTCAACACTTGCTAACTAAGGTGAGCattgaaataattaatgaatTGGTCCAAATGATTGGGTTTCAAGGGGATGTTCAAGTTAGTGAACCACAACTTCAAGTCACACAAGGCAGAATTCGCATGGACAACAACAACCAAACATCTAGCAACACATAAAGTATCAAGGGAGGAATGCAAATTTTGGACAGCGAGTACGAGCCAACAACACAACAATCAATCACACTTTTGGACAGTTTTTGGACAGCTTTTGGATACATTTTGGGAAGCATTTGTTTCAAATTCAAACAAcaagtataaaaatttatgttgtttATTGTGAAACAATTGTATTGGAATTAtagttaaattaaaatagtggtTGTTTAATAGTTACTCTCAGgattaattttttgttcatCATTGAGTTAAAAACCTTATTTATATGATCATTTGGTTTTGGTGGCATTTGGTAGCCTCCAAGATCAAATCTGGTGGCAATACCAAGCCTCTTAAAATCAACAAATGCATATAATAATGCTACGAATGTGGCCCAGAATATTTTCCATCACATAAGTTCATTGGGCATGTATTCAATAATGTGTCAATTCAAACAACAACCCAAAAATTCATTTCATCATTAGTCAAGAAAAATATGCAATCAATGACCATAAACATACTTGTAAATGGACCAAGGATATCAAGCCATTCTTCCTTTTCACAATCACTTTCAGCAAATACAGCATCTATCGAGTTATACACATGGTTAGGATCATCCGGTTCTGGAGTGTAGATAGGTTCACCCTCAGAATCCAATTCTCGACCCCAACATGGATTAGTCTCAACAAATGATTCATAGTCATCTTCAGATTTATCAGGATAATTAGGGTAATCATCATGAACCCTTTTAGGGTTATCAAAATCAACCCTTTTAGGGCTATCATGATTAACAATCTTAGTAGTGTTCATCAAACCCACAAAAGAATCAAGATCAAACAGAGATCCTAaaacacagaaaaaaaaaatcagtaaaaactcaaaaacaaaGCCAGattttgaagaataaacaaaccCAGATTTTGAAGAACAAAGACACAAAATAATGAAGAACAAAGCCAGACCTTGAAACAGCCAAAAAAAGGACcaaatcatcaacaacattccaaaaatcgaagaacaaacccacaaaatcaaagaacaaacccataaaaatcaaagaacaaacCCAGATTTTGAAGAACAAAGGCACAAAATAATGAAGAACAAAGCCAGACCTTgaaacagcaaaaaaaaaaaaggactaaatcatcaacaacattccaaaaatcgaagaacaaacccacaaaatcaaagaacaaacccacaaaatcgaagAACAAACCCATATTTTGAAGAACAAAGGCACAAAATAATCAAGAACAAACCcaagacaaacaaaaaaatcgaagaacaaacccaaaaaatcgaagATCAAATCCAGATTTTGAAGAACAAAGGCACAAAATAATCAAGAACAaacccaaaacaaaccaaaaaatcgaagaacaaacccataaaatcgaagaacaaacccacaaaatcgaagAACAAATCTAGACTTTGAAGAATAAAGGGACAGAATAATCCAGAACAACCTCTTAGTCATCCTTGAGATGAAGTGGTGCGGACGTGGTCTCTCCCTTTTTTGGTTAAATCTAGTAGCATTTCTAAGAAAGCTTGTGAGGTATGTCATCTAGAAAAACAGTCTAGAGATAAATAGCCTATTAGTAAAATTAGAGTAACTTCGCATTTTGAAATAATACATTTATGATTTATGGGGGAAGTACTCAACTCCTTCCTCTTGTGGTGCTACTTATCTCTTTACtttaattgatgattattctagagtTGTCCGAGTGTATCTCTTATTTGACTAAATAGAGATTTATAAGATGTTTACTTTATTATTTACTATGGTTGAACGTCAATTTGATTCTAAAGTTAAAGTTGTGAGTAGTGATAATGATAAGGAATTTAATTGTGTGAAAGATTATTTTGAACAGAATGACATTTTATTTcaaatcaatataaaaaaaataagtagattAAGAGTtagatatataatttaaattttcgtGCAGGTTGTTCATTTCCCTTTTACAATTCGAAAGAGGGCCATTTTATATAGTTAGTCTCCCATAGTAATTTTGTaacatttttgttttaaaataaactttgtATGGTTCTTGGTAATGaaactttctctttttttaaaaaaaaaaacatatatgaatagtttaaataaaataaactttaatcCACAAAAGCAAATTTAGCAAAAATGtaatttgttaataaaaaagtaagttcaattcaacaaaaattaacaaactaaatttgttattcgaaaaaaaaacattaaaaggaTAAATTCTTTATAGGATAAAATGTAAAACAAATGAACttaattttgagttttattttaaaaaatatatagagaAATAAGTGTCATGTAAAAATATATGGAAAAATAAGCTTCTCATGAAATCACTTTCTCTAACAATATTTCTGACAAAGATCTTAAACCAATATGGGTTGCGAAGATGGGTTTTAGGTCAGAAATGAAAATCGTAGTCTTAGACAACGATTTTATTTAATGGTGAAATTGCTATCTAAAATAGCGATTTTGCTTGacttgttttgtttaattattttttcactACACTAGcttatatacaattttttatatttaataagtcatacatatatatatatatatatatatatatatatatatatatatatatatatatatatatatatatatat
Proteins encoded in this region:
- the LOC130825070 gene encoding uncharacterized protein LOC130825070; this translates as MRPFISQEPAKRSSKNRRRGELESKPIQSITKEHMRAMLITNVIPTIRAKWPSMLSKDIIIQQDNAKPHIAPYDKEFVDEATKDGFNIQLVQQPPNSPDMNVLNLGFFRSIQALQFQKAAYNVRQLLRAVNLAFENLNPQSLRFVFITLQACMIEVMKRKGGFDYHIPHMNKTKQARDRTLPDYLSVDKVLVVDSLQHLLTKVSIEIINELVQMIGFQGDVQVSEPQLQVTQGRIRMDNNNQTSSNT